In the Chlorobium limicola DSM 245 genome, one interval contains:
- a CDS encoding 3'-5' exonuclease, which produces MQRTLADSVVVLDFETTGLSPQYGDRAIEIGAVLVEHGEIVDRFQKLMNPGFRISSFIEGYTGITNEMLKGQPCCEEVMAEFSGFIAGRNIVAHNASFDRRFLDFELKRAKRVYEGACCCSLLVSRRIYQDSPNHRLQTLVTHAGIPETGSFHRALADAEMTALLWMSMIDRIRRQYGISAITFDQLSDLSKIDKLYTHRYLTALAEELLRKEE; this is translated from the coding sequence ATGCAGCGGACGTTGGCGGACAGTGTGGTGGTTCTCGATTTCGAGACGACGGGCTTGTCGCCGCAGTATGGCGACCGGGCTATCGAGATCGGTGCGGTGCTTGTGGAGCATGGGGAGATTGTCGATCGTTTTCAAAAGCTGATGAATCCCGGGTTCCGGATCAGTTCGTTTATCGAGGGTTATACCGGCATCACCAATGAGATGCTGAAAGGGCAGCCTTGCTGCGAGGAGGTGATGGCCGAGTTTTCGGGGTTTATAGCCGGTCGTAATATCGTCGCGCACAATGCTTCATTCGACCGCCGTTTTCTGGATTTCGAGCTGAAACGGGCGAAACGGGTATATGAAGGCGCCTGTTGCTGCTCTCTGCTCGTTTCGAGAAGGATTTATCAGGACTCTCCGAACCACAGGCTGCAGACGCTGGTGACGCATGCCGGTATTCCGGAGACCGGAAGTTTTCACCGCGCGCTGGCGGATGCCGAGATGACGGCGCTATTGTGGATGTCGATGATCGACAGGATTCGCCGGCAATACGGGATTTCGGCGATTACCTTCGATCAGCTGAGCGATCTCTCAAAAATTGAT
- the htpX gene encoding protease HtpX, with protein MKRVVLFLLTNLAVMLVLSVSARILGVDRFLTSNGLDMGMLLVFAALIGFGGSFISLLMSKTMAKWSTGARVIERPANQDEAWLVDTVRQLSKKAGLQMPEVAIYDGAPNAFATGPSKSRSLVAVSTGLMQSMNKKEVGAVLAHEVAHIQNGDMVTLTLIQGVVNTFVIFLSRLAAYAVDSFLRRDDDESGSPGIGYWISSIAFEIMFGILASVVVMCFSRKREYRADAGAAALMGDRAPMIDALRALGGLEAGRLPKEMAASGIAGGGMMALFSSHPPLESRIAALESAS; from the coding sequence ATGAAGCGTGTGGTTCTTTTTTTGTTGACCAATCTTGCGGTGATGCTGGTGCTGTCGGTCAGTGCCCGAATTCTGGGCGTTGACCGTTTTTTGACCAGCAATGGACTGGATATGGGCATGCTGCTGGTATTTGCTGCCCTGATAGGTTTCGGCGGATCCTTTATTTCGCTTCTGATGTCGAAAACCATGGCGAAATGGAGCACGGGCGCACGGGTTATCGAGCGGCCCGCGAACCAGGACGAGGCATGGCTGGTGGACACCGTGAGACAGCTGTCCAAAAAAGCCGGCCTGCAGATGCCCGAGGTAGCCATCTATGACGGGGCGCCAAATGCTTTTGCCACAGGCCCGAGCAAGTCAAGATCGCTGGTGGCCGTTTCGACCGGTCTCATGCAGAGCATGAATAAAAAAGAGGTGGGAGCCGTGCTGGCTCACGAGGTGGCACATATTCAGAACGGCGATATGGTGACGCTGACGCTGATACAGGGGGTGGTCAATACCTTCGTGATTTTTCTGTCGCGTCTTGCCGCATACGCTGTGGACAGCTTTCTTCGCAGGGACGACGATGAGTCTGGAAGTCCGGGCATCGGCTACTGGATCAGCAGCATTGCCTTTGAAATCATGTTCGGAATTCTGGCAAGCGTCGTCGTCATGTGCTTTTCTCGCAAGCGTGAATATCGGGCGGACGCTGGAGCGGCTGCACTGATGGGTGATCGAGCCCCGATGATCGACGCCCTGCGGGCGCTGGGAGGCCTCGAGGCCGGCCGGTTGCCGAAGGAAATGGCGGCCAGCGGGATCGCGGGCGGCGGCATGATGGCGCTTTTCAGCAGCCATCCGCCACTTGAGTCGCGGATTGCCGCGCTGGAATCGGCAAGCTGA
- a CDS encoding glycoside hydrolase family 18 protein, whose translation MRRRLRPILLLLAIATAAVFAWHAWSSGRFVTEVRHDLRTNGIWIQHGWLGDDKWFDRNRRERSRFRNEARIRELSGFLAGHGVRDVFPHLCPCNSDGRIAPADSLQTERFLDGFSGFRVLPWVGGVLGVHCFPESAVWRKSFVSSVVALLGAHPRLAGIHLNIEPMPGGSEAFLVLLDELRQAVPKGKIISVAAFPPPALFQSSPDVHWDKAYYGQVARRSDQIVPMMYDTSSRSSRLYRYLMRVWSVQVLDWSGSTQVLFGVPAYDDSGAGYHIAETENLRNALSGIHAGLESYRVLPENYAGVAIYCEWEMDRSEWASFSSEFGMSR comes from the coding sequence ATGCGAAGACGCCTGCGCCCGATTCTGCTGCTGCTGGCGATTGCGACAGCAGCAGTTTTTGCCTGGCATGCGTGGTCATCGGGCAGGTTCGTTACCGAGGTACGACATGATTTACGCACCAACGGTATCTGGATCCAGCATGGCTGGCTCGGGGACGATAAATGGTTCGACCGGAACAGGAGAGAGCGGTCCCGGTTCCGTAACGAGGCAAGAATCCGTGAACTGTCCGGCTTTTTAGCCGGACACGGGGTAAGGGACGTTTTTCCGCATCTCTGTCCCTGCAATTCCGATGGCCGGATAGCTCCAGCCGATTCCCTGCAGACGGAACGGTTTCTCGACGGGTTTTCAGGATTCAGGGTACTGCCCTGGGTTGGAGGGGTTCTTGGCGTACACTGTTTTCCGGAATCGGCCGTATGGCGGAAGAGCTTCGTTTCGTCGGTTGTGGCGTTGCTCGGTGCCCATCCCCGACTGGCCGGCATCCATCTTAATATCGAGCCCATGCCTGGCGGCAGCGAAGCCTTTCTCGTTCTTCTCGATGAACTTCGTCAGGCGGTGCCGAAAGGAAAGATCATTTCCGTGGCGGCGTTTCCGCCGCCTGCGCTCTTTCAGTCGTCTCCCGACGTCCATTGGGACAAGGCATATTACGGTCAGGTTGCCCGACGGTCGGACCAGATCGTTCCCATGATGTACGATACATCGAGCCGATCCTCCAGGTTATACCGTTATTTGATGCGGGTCTGGAGCGTTCAGGTGCTTGATTGGTCCGGCAGTACGCAGGTGCTTTTCGGCGTTCCGGCCTACGACGATTCCGGTGCAGGGTACCATATCGCTGAAACGGAGAACCTGCGAAACGCACTTTCGGGGATTCATGCGGGACTGGAATCTTACCGGGTGCTGCCGGAGAACTATGCCGGGGTGGCCATCTACTGCGAATGGGAGATGGACAGGAGCGAGTGGGCCTCTTTCAGTTCGGAGTTCGGGATGAGCCGGTAG
- a CDS encoding DUF2934 domain-containing protein, with amino-acid sequence MSNDAIEQDSLTPEQREEQIRLAAYFIWQANGEPEGTAEEDWLRAEEALAEESVEAV; translated from the coding sequence ATGTCAAACGATGCGATTGAACAGGATTCGCTGACACCGGAACAGCGAGAAGAGCAGATCAGGCTTGCCGCGTATTTTATCTGGCAAGCAAATGGTGAACCGGAGGGTACTGCTGAAGAAGATTGGTTGCGTGCTGAAGAGGCTTTAGCAGAAGAGAGTGTCGAGGCCGTTTAA
- a CDS encoding biotin synthase BioB, producing the protein MKIDDVLNKTGSGELLSRDEMVFLLDFPSDSIGTYMVMAEANRISKEVSQGKAEVHAQFALNLAPCSCDCLFCSFAEVNGVFTASTALSSDQAVAYARQFEKDGANALFLMSTAHYPFERFLEISGEVRKNLKPETTLIANVGDQSIKSALKLKDAGFSGVYHAVRLREGIDTTLDVGRRRQSIANFREAGLEVGTCVEPVGPEHTNEELADMIAFTASFNPAYSGAARRIPIPGTRLAALGIISELRMAQIVAVTRLGMPRSVLGNCTHEPCTLGAIAGANLFWAEVGANPRDVEAKTEEGRGESVISCRSVFQESNWEVLRGPSRFYNRASSR; encoded by the coding sequence ATGAAAATTGATGATGTACTGAACAAGACAGGATCGGGCGAATTGCTTTCGCGCGACGAGATGGTTTTTCTGCTTGATTTTCCGTCTGATTCTATCGGGACCTATATGGTTATGGCTGAAGCAAACCGGATATCGAAGGAGGTATCGCAGGGAAAAGCTGAAGTTCATGCCCAGTTCGCCCTCAATCTTGCGCCGTGCAGTTGCGATTGTCTGTTTTGTTCGTTTGCGGAAGTGAACGGGGTTTTCACTGCGTCAACGGCGTTGAGTTCCGACCAGGCTGTCGCTTATGCGCGACAGTTCGAAAAGGATGGCGCGAACGCTCTTTTTCTGATGTCGACGGCACACTATCCGTTTGAGCGTTTTCTGGAAATATCAGGGGAGGTGCGCAAAAACCTGAAGCCGGAAACGACCTTGATTGCCAACGTGGGCGACCAGTCGATCAAGAGCGCCCTCAAGCTGAAAGATGCCGGGTTCAGCGGCGTGTATCATGCGGTTCGGCTGCGCGAAGGAATCGATACCACTCTCGATGTCGGCAGGAGGAGGCAGAGTATTGCGAATTTCAGGGAGGCCGGTCTTGAAGTAGGGACATGCGTTGAGCCTGTAGGGCCCGAACATACCAATGAGGAGCTTGCCGATATGATCGCATTTACGGCATCGTTCAATCCCGCCTATAGCGGCGCGGCGCGCAGGATTCCCATACCGGGCACCAGATTGGCCGCGCTCGGCATTATCAGCGAGCTGCGGATGGCTCAGATCGTGGCCGTTACCAGACTGGGTATGCCGAGAAGCGTTTTGGGCAATTGCACCCATGAACCGTGTACATTAGGCGCTATCGCCGGAGCGAATCTGTTCTGGGCCGAAGTCGGGGCCAACCCCCGTGACGTTGAGGCGAAGACGGAGGAGGGAAGGGGAGAAAGTGTGATCAGCTGCCGTTCTGTTTTTCAGGAAAGCAATTGGGAGGTGCTGCGGGGTCCGTCACGGTTTTATAATCGAGCAAGTAGCCGGTAG
- the trmB gene encoding tRNA (guanine(46)-N(7))-methyltransferase TrmB yields the protein MDTRESWCENPVIIADREAWEEINLKEAGTIEVEIGFGSGEYLIRRASEYPDRLFIGIEKKPGMITEVAKMVVSRNLNNIRLLESCAKDAFTDLFPACSISRAYSLFPDPWPKRKHSKYRLFSAQYLRLLNNRLIFGCEALIVTDSEDYCNWMLKQLPETGFEVENSTIPPQFDTRFERRWLEQDLSTFFRILLKKVRHIETLTPPA from the coding sequence ATGGATACCAGAGAATCATGGTGCGAAAATCCCGTCATAATCGCAGATCGGGAGGCATGGGAGGAGATTAATCTGAAGGAAGCCGGAACGATCGAGGTTGAAATAGGCTTCGGCAGCGGTGAGTACCTGATCAGGAGGGCATCTGAATACCCTGACAGACTTTTTATCGGCATCGAAAAGAAACCCGGCATGATAACGGAGGTTGCAAAAATGGTCGTGAGCCGTAACCTTAATAATATCCGGCTGCTCGAGTCGTGCGCCAAAGACGCGTTCACCGACCTGTTCCCTGCCTGTTCGATTTCACGGGCCTATTCCCTCTTTCCCGATCCCTGGCCAAAAAGAAAGCACAGCAAGTACAGACTCTTTTCAGCGCAATACCTGCGCCTGCTCAACAACCGGCTTATCTTCGGCTGCGAGGCGCTCATCGTGACCGATAGCGAAGATTACTGCAACTGGATGCTGAAACAGCTCCCCGAAACCGGCTTCGAAGTTGAAAACAGCACCATACCACCGCAATTCGACACCAGATTCGAGCGGAGATGGCTGGAACAGGACTTGAGCACATTCTTCAGGATTCTGCTCAAAAAGGTACGGCACATCGAAACCTTAACGCCCCCAGCTTAG
- a CDS encoding DUF4143 domain-containing protein: protein MTTLLPLCHPALHAQNMLQSDWFSGYTATYIERDLRQVIKIQDLSVCQRFVRLCAGRNGQLLNLDALAGETGISHTTARAWLSVLESSYIVHLLPPYYGNFGKRLVKTPKLYCIHQGLTCWLPGIRSIELLADCG, encoded by the coding sequence ATGACCACGCTGCTCCCATTGTGTCATCCCGCCCTCCATGCGCAAAACATGCTCCAGAGCGACTGGTTTTCCGGTTATACGGCAACCTATATCGAGAGAGACCTCCGGCAGGTCATAAAAATTCAGGATCTGTCGGTATGCCAGCGTTTTGTGCGCCTCTGTGCAGGAAGAAACGGACAACTGCTCAACCTCGATGCCCTTGCCGGTGAAACAGGTATTTCCCATACAACCGCACGTGCATGGCTGTCGGTTCTGGAATCAAGTTATATTGTCCATCTCCTTCCTCCATACTACGGGAACTTCGGCAAGCGGCTCGTAAAAACGCCGAAACTCTATTGTATCCATCAGGGTCTTACCTGCTGGCTTCCTGGCATCCGTTCAATAGAACTTCTTGCTGACTGTGGGTAG
- a CDS encoding KamA family radical SAM protein, with amino-acid sequence MNERRLKHDLITTQEQLAEYVTLTDAEKEGICRCRPIMPMKITRHYAELLDRDNPDDPLRKLAIPSVEELVRYPDDEAVDIHRDEAKYQPVEGIIHRYPGKVLLMYTTACFSHCRFCFRSEKVASTLDGRRLDKAIEYLRKNESIRDVIFTGGDPMHGNPERLEHALYEVRSIPHVEIIRITTRAPIFAPEIFTDELIRMLSWFKPLIMITSFIHPRELSDEVCSVLDRLSDAGIMLLQQGPILKGINDDVDTLRTLYEKLVQHRTMPYYATWGIVSPGNRHFTLDGESARKLIRQLENTTSGFCIPHLSTLDQNNNKTRSIG; translated from the coding sequence ATGAACGAGAGGCGCCTGAAACACGATCTCATCACCACACAGGAGCAGCTCGCTGAATATGTCACCTTGACCGATGCAGAGAAAGAGGGAATCTGCAGGTGCAGGCCGATCATGCCGATGAAAATCACGAGGCATTATGCGGAGTTGCTGGATCGCGACAATCCTGACGATCCGCTCAGAAAGCTTGCCATTCCTTCAGTCGAAGAGCTGGTACGATACCCCGATGATGAAGCGGTGGATATTCATCGGGACGAGGCGAAATATCAGCCGGTGGAAGGAATCATCCACCGGTATCCGGGCAAGGTTTTGCTTATGTACACTACCGCCTGTTTTTCACACTGCCGATTTTGCTTCAGGTCGGAGAAAGTCGCTTCAACTCTTGACGGACGGCGGCTCGACAAGGCCATCGAGTATCTGCGTAAAAACGAATCGATCCGTGACGTGATCTTCACGGGCGGTGATCCGATGCACGGAAACCCCGAACGCCTGGAACATGCATTGTATGAAGTTCGCAGCATTCCCCATGTGGAAATCATCCGCATTACTACCCGTGCGCCCATATTCGCTCCGGAAATTTTTACCGATGAGTTGATCAGGATGCTCAGCTGGTTTAAACCCCTCATCATGATCACCTCGTTTATTCATCCGCGAGAGTTGAGCGACGAGGTTTGCAGCGTGCTCGACCGTCTTTCCGATGCCGGAATCATGCTTCTCCAGCAGGGGCCGATTCTCAAGGGCATCAACGACGATGTGGACACCCTGAGAACACTGTACGAAAAGCTGGTTCAGCATCGCACTATGCCCTACTACGCAACCTGGGGCATCGTTTCTCCCGGCAACCGTCACTTCACGCTCGACGGCGAAAGCGCACGAAAGCTGATAAGGCAGCTGGAGAACACCACCTCCGGTTTCTGCATTCCGCATCTCAGCACCCTCGATCAGAACAATAACAAGACCCGCTCTATCGGATGA
- a CDS encoding IS1634 family transposase — MAYRVHQLNKKTGVTYVYEAVSTWDKTLKQARNKQICVGKIDPVTGEFVPSKRLDPAQSALRDPAVTASAQVMGPTFVLDAIALRTGVSALMKSVFPQSHQELMAMAFYLTSQGGALSLCASWAKGHMPDLAASLGSQRMSDLLASIGTDRKQAFFAKWMKMRLENDYLCYDITSVSSYSELNEYIKYGYNRDEEKLPQLNLAMLFGQKSGLPGYYHRIPGNINDVSTLHNLLETFRMLEIGQLHYVMDKGFYSKKNVDDLVGYRDHFTISVPINNRWLQRAIDDIHQTIHGPEGYRRLDDEILYVHSRFYPWGEARRRCYLHLYYNATKRAREIDTFNESLFRYREELESGKPIAAHRKAYEDFFTVKTTPKRGTIVSFNTEAINRHISRYAGFQALLSSDIKDPVEALRVYRNKDSVEKCFDDLKNTLDMKRLRMHSSATVDGRLFIQFIALILISALRKQMRDSGLIEQYTVRELLREMETLTKITYSGKYGHILTELTKPQRQILTALNIPVLDPASL, encoded by the coding sequence ATGGCATATCGGGTTCACCAGCTCAACAAGAAGACCGGAGTCACCTATGTTTACGAGGCGGTCTCTACCTGGGACAAAACGCTCAAGCAGGCCAGAAACAAACAGATCTGCGTCGGCAAGATCGATCCGGTGACCGGTGAGTTTGTGCCGTCAAAACGGCTTGATCCTGCCCAAAGTGCGCTTCGCGATCCAGCTGTGACCGCTTCGGCTCAGGTGATGGGTCCAACCTTCGTGCTCGATGCGATTGCCCTGCGTACAGGGGTGAGCGCGCTCATGAAATCAGTATTTCCGCAGTCGCATCAGGAGCTCATGGCCATGGCATTCTATTTGACCAGCCAAGGGGGCGCATTGAGCCTTTGCGCCTCATGGGCCAAGGGCCATATGCCTGACCTTGCGGCATCACTTGGCAGCCAGCGCATGAGCGATTTGCTTGCCTCAATCGGAACCGACCGGAAGCAGGCCTTCTTTGCCAAGTGGATGAAGATGCGTCTGGAGAACGATTACCTGTGCTATGATATCACCTCGGTCTCCTCATATTCGGAGCTGAACGAGTATATCAAGTACGGCTACAATCGTGATGAAGAGAAGTTGCCACAACTGAACCTGGCCATGTTGTTTGGACAGAAGTCCGGATTACCGGGCTATTACCATCGGATTCCTGGCAATATCAATGATGTGTCAACCTTGCATAACCTTCTGGAGACCTTCAGAATGCTGGAGATCGGGCAATTGCATTATGTGATGGATAAAGGATTTTACAGCAAGAAGAATGTCGATGATCTGGTCGGATACCGCGACCATTTCACCATCTCGGTACCGATAAACAATCGGTGGCTACAGCGGGCTATCGATGACATCCATCAGACGATTCACGGCCCTGAAGGGTATCGCAGGCTCGATGACGAAATCCTGTATGTGCACTCACGCTTCTACCCGTGGGGAGAAGCACGGAGACGGTGCTACCTGCATCTGTACTACAACGCCACCAAACGGGCACGGGAGATCGACACGTTCAATGAGTCGTTGTTCCGGTATCGGGAGGAGCTTGAATCCGGCAAACCGATCGCTGCCCACCGGAAGGCGTATGAGGATTTCTTTACCGTGAAAACGACACCGAAACGAGGAACGATAGTCTCCTTCAACACCGAGGCGATCAACCGCCATATCAGCCGGTATGCCGGGTTCCAGGCACTGCTCTCCAGTGACATCAAGGATCCGGTCGAAGCCCTGCGTGTCTATCGTAATAAGGATTCTGTGGAAAAGTGTTTCGATGACCTGAAAAACACACTCGATATGAAGCGGCTGAGAATGCACTCCTCAGCGACGGTTGACGGACGACTGTTTATCCAGTTCATCGCCCTGATACTCATCAGTGCGCTTCGCAAGCAGATGCGGGATTCCGGATTGATCGAGCAGTATACGGTGCGCGAACTGCTCAGGGAGATGGAGACGCTCACCAAGATAACCTATTCCGGAAAGTACGGGCATATCCTTACCGAACTGACCAAGCCTCAGCGTCAGATTCTCACTGCACTCAATATTCCCGTCCTTGACCCGGCATCGTTATAA
- a CDS encoding type II toxin-antitoxin system VapC family toxin, with translation MNGLLVDSNIILDVFLDDPVWADWSEAVLSEYATHSPLCINQIIYSEISIGFKKIEELEAAISSSGLTMLEIPKEALFLAGKAFLSYRKRKGEKRSPLPDFFIGAHAAVSGLELITRDKNRYRTYFPTVRIISPE, from the coding sequence ATGAACGGTCTGCTTGTTGATTCAAATATCATCCTGGATGTTTTTCTCGATGATCCTGTCTGGGCTGACTGGTCGGAGGCCGTTCTTTCTGAATATGCCACTCATTCCCCTTTATGCATCAATCAAATCATCTATTCCGAAATTTCCATCGGATTTAAAAAGATCGAGGAACTGGAGGCGGCGATTTCGTCAAGCGGACTTACGATGCTGGAGATCCCAAAGGAAGCCCTTTTTCTTGCAGGAAAAGCTTTTCTCAGCTACCGAAAGCGTAAAGGTGAAAAGAGGTCTCCATTGCCGGACTTTTTTATTGGTGCCCATGCCGCAGTATCGGGTCTTGAATTGATCACACGGGATAAAAACAGATATCGAACGTATTTCCCGACAGTCAGAATCATTTCACCGGAATAA
- a CDS encoding AbrB/MazE/SpoVT family DNA-binding domain-containing protein produces MKVTTKGQVTIPVNIREKLGITPDTEVDFLQEGDRIVIVKRKDATTASRKFKKLRGIATVKMTTDEIMALTREV; encoded by the coding sequence ATGAAAGTGACAACAAAAGGGCAGGTGACGATACCTGTTAACATACGGGAAAAGTTGGGGATAACCCCTGATACAGAAGTCGATTTTCTGCAGGAGGGGGATCGCATCGTGATAGTAAAACGAAAAGACGCAACTACGGCGAGTAGGAAATTTAAAAAGCTTCGGGGAATTGCGACTGTCAAAATGACTACGGACGAAATCATGGCGCTCACAAGAGAGGTATGA
- a CDS encoding retron system putative HNH endonuclease, which translates to MIPIAKSTEPQSLQHYRLQKGTVFDGENFTPVKQDIRVQLVAEQGLLCAYCMGRIEPDDRNMKVEHWHSRKRYPAQQLTYANLLGCCCGNEGFPDALAHCDTKKRDDDLLFNPAEPGHHSQLKIRYEFNGTIKSDDALFDRQLNEILNLNYSRLTDNRKSVWSSVTKTLSGITGKATRAQIEGLLLIWQQKNREGKLPEYCGVAQYYFEKKLKRTL; encoded by the coding sequence ATGATTCCCATTGCCAAAAGTACGGAACCACAATCTTTGCAGCACTATCGGTTGCAAAAAGGAACGGTTTTTGACGGAGAAAACTTTACCCCCGTAAAACAGGATATACGAGTTCAACTTGTTGCAGAACAGGGGCTTCTATGTGCTTACTGCATGGGCCGCATTGAGCCTGACGACAGGAATATGAAAGTAGAGCATTGGCATTCCCGCAAGAGATATCCAGCTCAACAACTTACCTATGCCAACCTGCTCGGTTGCTGTTGTGGCAATGAGGGATTTCCTGATGCTCTGGCTCATTGTGATACCAAAAAACGTGATGATGACCTTCTTTTTAACCCTGCTGAACCCGGTCATCACTCACAATTGAAGATTCGCTATGAGTTTAACGGGACTATCAAGTCAGACGATGCTCTGTTTGATCGCCAGCTTAATGAAATACTCAATCTCAATTATTCTCGATTGACGGATAACCGAAAATCAGTATGGAGTTCAGTCACCAAAACCCTCTCCGGAATTACCGGCAAAGCTACCCGAGCACAAATTGAAGGTTTGCTGCTAATATGGCAGCAGAAAAACAGAGAAGGCAAGCTTCCCGAGTATTGTGGTGTTGCGCAATACTATTTCGAAAAAAAGCTAAAGCGAACCCTTTAG
- a CDS encoding AAA family ATPase: MKANCSPNLKRKKAVIGHVTDRYGLMMKIRTLRLINFRGIEELSLPFESGLTVIAAVNGGGKTTVIDALAMLLSWLTARTRRDSGKGRYIKDVEIKNGAKFSLISAQTSSGEWLIAKSRVGTGGISMSNFTALQDIVRHFRHQLESENSLPVFTCYPVDRAVKDTDLPQRIRTRHEFDPISVYDNLLSSGANFRLFFEWFREREDIENENLRANGILNNVDPLEFLDPQLQAVRSALEQFLPEYHDFRIKRQPLRMVVTKGDQELRIDSLSVGETCFIALIGDIARRLAIANPRKQNPLEGEGVVLIDEIDLHLHPAWQRRAVTNLTKVFPNVQFVVTTHSPQILSEVAPESIRLLYQEDNLIKFTIPRQSIGLNSAEILRELMDDPGINSTVPKRIEEIAAKIDHDEFEAAKELIEKLKVDLKGSIPDIVEAEATIAMLEPERGAGE; this comes from the coding sequence TTGAAAGCAAACTGTTCACCAAATTTAAAAAGGAAAAAAGCAGTTATCGGCCACGTTACAGATCGTTATGGACTCATGATGAAAATCCGGACACTCAGACTAATAAACTTCAGAGGTATTGAGGAGTTGAGCCTTCCATTTGAATCGGGGCTGACGGTTATCGCTGCGGTTAACGGGGGAGGGAAAACGACGGTTATTGATGCATTGGCCATGTTGCTCTCGTGGCTCACGGCGCGAACGAGACGTGATTCAGGTAAGGGGCGTTATATCAAGGATGTTGAGATTAAAAATGGAGCTAAATTTTCTCTTATTTCCGCTCAGACATCTTCTGGCGAGTGGTTGATTGCAAAATCCCGCGTAGGAACAGGTGGTATCAGCATGAGTAACTTTACCGCTCTTCAGGATATCGTTCGTCACTTTCGGCATCAGTTGGAGAGTGAAAATTCCCTGCCTGTTTTTACCTGTTATCCGGTTGATCGGGCAGTAAAGGATACAGATTTGCCTCAACGAATAAGAACAAGGCACGAATTTGATCCCATCTCGGTGTACGATAACCTATTGAGTAGCGGAGCAAACTTCCGCCTCTTTTTTGAATGGTTTCGTGAACGGGAAGATATTGAAAATGAGAACCTTCGAGCCAACGGCATACTTAATAACGTCGATCCACTGGAGTTTCTTGATCCGCAGTTGCAAGCCGTGCGGAGTGCGCTTGAGCAATTTCTTCCTGAGTACCATGATTTCAGGATAAAGCGCCAGCCTCTTCGCATGGTTGTAACAAAAGGAGATCAGGAGTTGAGAATTGATTCGCTTTCGGTTGGCGAAACTTGCTTTATTGCGCTGATTGGCGATATTGCCCGCCGTCTGGCAATTGCAAATCCACGGAAGCAGAACCCACTTGAAGGAGAAGGGGTTGTCCTGATTGATGAAATAGATCTTCATCTCCATCCGGCATGGCAGAGAAGAGCGGTTACAAACCTCACCAAGGTCTTTCCGAATGTGCAGTTTGTCGTTACGACCCATTCACCCCAGATACTCAGCGAGGTTGCTCCCGAATCTATTCGTCTGCTTTATCAGGAGGATAACCTCATCAAGTTTACCATTCCCAGGCAGTCCATCGGTTTGAACTCTGCAGAAATTCTCCGGGAGTTGATGGATGATCCGGGAATCAACAGCACCGTCCCGAAGCGTATTGAAGAGATTGCTGCAAAAATCGACCATGATGAGTTTGAAGCAGCAAAGGAGCTTATCGAAAAACTGAAAGTCGATTTAAAAGGCTCCATTCCCGATATTGTGGAAGCCGAAGCGACCATTGCCATGCTGGAGCCCGAGAGGGGAGCTGGTGAATGA
- a CDS encoding GYF domain-containing protein: MGIKINNYMREYYLCVSDQWFGPMSIDKLREFPVSKDMFIWWPGLSEWKRVGDLGDQNFIFQTIPPPVDKVGRKNEPSDNFKRDVVRDLDDLVESYQGLSSFLLYVSAAVFLVLLFFVFGYSIMLLIRDQNNVFVFSVSLSVLFVISAFIYYVSFSYRKKSAALRRNLIKLRIRDIINANDIDEFYDDK; this comes from the coding sequence ATGGGAATAAAAATTAATAACTATATGAGAGAATATTATTTATGTGTATCTGATCAGTGGTTTGGTCCAATGAGTATTGATAAACTAAGGGAATTTCCTGTTAGCAAAGATATGTTTATATGGTGGCCAGGGCTTTCAGAGTGGAAAAGAGTTGGTGATCTGGGTGATCAGAATTTTATTTTTCAAACTATTCCGCCGCCAGTTGATAAAGTGGGAAGAAAAAATGAGCCTTCTGATAATTTCAAGCGTGATGTCGTCAGAGATCTAGATGATCTTGTGGAAAGCTATCAAGGACTTAGTTCTTTTTTGCTTTATGTATCAGCTGCTGTTTTTTTGGTTTTATTGTTTTTTGTGTTTGGGTATTCCATTATGTTGTTGATCCGTGATCAGAATAATGTTTTTGTGTTTTCTGTTAGTTTATCGGTCCTTTTTGTGATTTCTGCTTTTATTTATTATGTGTCATTTTCCTATCGAAAAAAGAGTGCTGCGTTAAGAAGAAATCTGATCAAGCTAAGAATAAGAGATATAATTAATGCAAATGATATTGATGAGTTTTATGATGATAAGTAG